ACGCATGCTGGAACGGCGCGTTAGCCAGTGGCGCGCGATCGAGGGCCCCAGCAAGGAGATCTTCTTCCCGCAGGAACACCTGCCCGGCGTGCAGGGCCTGTCGGACTTCACCGACATGCGCGATCTGCACGTGACCGTCGCCGGCGCGCCGTTCGGGCACAGGCTGTATCACTTCGTGCTTGCGTTCTCGCACTGGGAATACGCTGGCGTCGTCGAAGGCGGCGAGAGCTTCGAAGCCTTGTCTAACGGCTTGCAGAATGCGCTCTGGCAGGCCGGCGGCTGCCCGCGCGAACATCGCACTGACAGCCTGTCGGCTGCGTTCAAGAACCTGCAGCAACAAGAGGACTTCACGGCCCGCTACGCCGCGCTGCTCGAGCATTACGGCATGACGGGCACACGCAACAACGTCGGCGTGGCTCACGAGAACGGCAGCGTTGAGTCGTCTCATCGCCATCTGAAGGAAGCCGTCGACCAGGCTCTCATGCTGCGCGGCCATCGCGACTTCGCAGATCGCACCGCTTACGAGGACTTCGTGCGCGAGGTCGTGATGCGGCGCAACCGCCGCAACGCCGCCGCGTTCAACGTCGAGCGTGAACATTTGCAGGATCTGCCGCTGCGGCGCACTACCGACTTCGTCGAGGAGGAGGCACGCGTGACGCGCTGCGGCACCTTCACGGTGCGCGGCATCCTCTACAGCGCGCCGTCGCGCCTGATCGGCCACAGGCTGAAGGTGCGGATCTACCCCGATCGGATCGACTGCTATCTGTCGGGGGCCTTGGTGCACAGCACCGCGCGTGGGTCTCATGCCGCTAACAGCCGTCGTCGCGCGCTTGACTACCGGCACTTCGTGGACGAGCTCAAGCGCAAGCCCCAGGCGTTCAAGGGGTTGGCGTTCCGCGACGACCTGTTCCCACGCGAAGCGTACCGCCGGGCCTGGGAACAGCTCGAAGCCCGGATGACGCAGCGCGATGCCTGCAAGACCATGGTCGGTTTGCTCGATCTCGCCGCGAACCACGGCGTCGAGGTCGTCCTTGCCGCCCGGCTCGAGGCCTTGCTGACTGCGGGCGAATTACCGGACCTCGAACAACTGCGCAGCGAGTTCGCACCGCGGCAAGCGCAGTGTCCGGAGGTAGTCGTCGAGACGCCAGCGGCGTCGCTCTATGACACGTTGCTCGACGCGGAGGTGACAGCATGAACATGCCTGCAACCTACGATGCCGCGCGCCTGGGCCTGATGCTCAACGAACTGCGGTTGCCGACGATCGGCCGACTATGGCCCGAGTTTGCACAGCGCTCTGACAAAGAGGGCTGGCAGGCCGCGCGGTTGCTTGGCGCACTGCTCGAGCACGAACTCGCCGAGCGGGTCAAACGGCGCATCGAACGACATCGCATCGAATCGCACCTTGATCCGACCAAGACGCTCGACAGCTTCGACTTCGGCATGGTGCCGATGGTCTCGAAGGCCCACGTGATGGCGCTCGCGACCGGCGACTCATGGCTAGAGAAAGGCGCCACGATCCTGCTGTTCGGGCCGCCGGGCGGCGGCAAGACGCATCTCGGCTCCGGCATCGGTCACGCCCTGATTGATGCCGGCTACCGCGTGCTGTTCACGCGCACCAGCGAGATCGTGCAGAAGCTGCAGGTGGCCCGCCAAAGCCTGCAGTTGCCGTCGATGCTCGGCAAGCTGGACCGCTTCGACCTGATCATCCTCGATGACCTGTCGTACGTGCGCAAGGACCAGGCGGAGACGAGCGTGCTGTTCGAGCTGATCGCAGAGAGATACGAGCGGCGAAGTCTTCTGATCACGGCCAATCAGCCGTTCTCGGGCTGGAACGATGTGTTCCCCGATCCGTCGATGACGGTGGCCGCCATCGACCGCCTGGTCCATCACTCGACGATCTTCGAGCTGAACGTCGAAAGCTACCGGCGCCGCAACGCCAGCGACAACAAGCGTGCGCGGCGGCGTCAATTACCCGAAACCGAACCGGAAGGAGCGACAACAATGACGACCTGACGAGCGACAATTACCCCAGCCGACAGGCCAAGATAATTGTCGTTTGACCGGCCAAAGTAGTTGACGCTCTACATCGCGCCATGCGGCACCGTCAACGCCGCGTGGCATTGTCTCGCAATGGCACGCTCAAGGCTGGACGGGCGCTGCCGCCCTCGCCCCGCCCGGCGCCCTCCACAGGCGGTGACTGCTCGGCGGGCTAGAGCGCGGCACCAGGTTCTGGGTTTACCGAGAAGCTGTCGGCGCCTTTGTCGCGCGTTTGCACGACGGACGAATTCAGGCAGTTGGCGAAACGTCCCGAGCCGCTATCTAGGATTACGGTCCGCGTGCTTCGCTCTCCCCCCGGTTTGCAGTCGTCTGCACGAACGCCGTCGCCGCGAGCGGCGACAACACAGATATGGGAACGAGACCGCCGGGCGCCGTTTCCGCATACCGAATCAGCGCCTCGACGTCGCCGTGACTTGCCAGATGCTGGACCGCTGCACTGCGGCGCGCCGTTTCAGGCAACGGCATGCGGAGCGGCTGACCGGCCAATCGATGGCTAACGCCAGCTCGCGATCACGCGCCACCGCCACTTGGCAACCCGAGCGAGGGAAGCCGTCGTATTGGCCGTCGCTGCCGACCACGACGGTGGGGCGCTCGCCCGCCACGTGCGCCGCCATCTGGCTCCCGACGGCGCGAGGTGGGTGGCCCGGTTCCGGTTCATCGACGCGTGCGATCCGTTGGCGATCAGCGCGTGGATCGGCAGCAGTCGCCGCGCGCGGTAGGCATTCATCGAGCTGCTGTGGGGACGTGCGGCCGAACCGGGCATTGAACAACGGCGTTGGCCCGATCGCTCGCCGCCGGCCGGGACCGTGGGACAGCTTACTGAACCCGTGCAAGCCGATTGTCGGCTGTGCGGCGCGGACCATGCCGATCCCGCGACGCGACACTGGCTTGCCTGCCATGCGGCGCCCAACACATCGTGGCGTGACAGCGGCTGGCTGGCGCGCCTCATGCCCAGCGGCTGGCTCGACTTCGCGGCGGCGATGCCGGCGAATGGACGGCGGCCCCGCATGCTGACAAAGCAATGCGGCAGGCGCGGCTTGCACACCTATATGTTGTAACCCTCCCCTATCCCACTTGGCAGGAAATCCCCCGAATCAGTGCGTTGCGCGACACTCTACCTGAGCGCGTCTGTGCCCTTCCGCACCGAAAGTTGTAATCGCTGCCGCCGTTTCACCTAATGTTGTGTCTTGTTGGAGCGGGATGGGAGGGCCGTAGGGTGCGCGCCAGAATACATCTACGGGCCCGAAGTACTGCGGCAGAGTCGGAAGTGGAGATCAATCTGGCCACGTGGCCCACGGTCGATGAGCAAGCCCTGCCAGAGCCTCAGCGCGTGACCTTTCTTGCCCGCGTCAGCGCGGTTCGGCTCTATTTGAATGGTGCCGATGGCAAGCATATTCGCGAGAAGGCGGGCATCAGCCGTGGCCAGGTGTACCGCCTGCTGACCGAACGTTGCCTGGCGCCGCATCCGGACGGTCGTATCTATGGCTGGCCGCGAGCGAATCGCCCCGAGCAGCTATCATGGGATTATGGTTCGCCCTTCTCCGCTATCGCCCGGTCCGCGCGAATGCATCATGGCCGTCCGCAGCTACAACTTCAGGTGCAAGCGGAGACAACTTCAGGTGTGTGAGCGGCGTGCGCTGTGAAAGTGACGTAAGAACCGGTGGATGGCCTTACCTGATAACCCACATTATCAGGCTTGAATTTTTACGGGATTTACCGGGTTTCTGAGGCGGCACTTGGGAAAACCGGGGATGGCGGAGGTGCCGGAACCGGCGCCACAAGGCCCGCAGAGCCACAAGGCCCGCAGACACGCGGCGCTGACACCGCTTGAGATCCGCCACGTGTGCGGCGATTCTCACAGTGTAGCCGAAAATGGCGTCGCTGCCCCGCCTGCGACGCCACCTGAATACCCCTTCCCGACTGTCATTCATCCTCGCGCGCGCCGCGCGGAAAGCGTCATCCCGCCATTATTATCAGGTAAGATAGGCTTGCTGCCGTTCTCTTCCCTGCCATGGCCCAACATAACCTCGTCGCTGCCGACACCCCGCGTTATACCCGCGCCGACTTCACGGCGCTGCGCTTCCGGCTCAACCGCATCCCGACCGAACAGATCCTGGCGCGCGTCTATGACGAAGAGGCGCTGCACGCCGCCGGCATCGACACCGCGGCGCAACTCGAAGCCCGGCTCGATGCCATGCGCGATCACCTGGTCGAGCGCGTCTGCCTGAGCAACCCGTACCTGTCGGCGAGCCTGGCGGACGCGCGCCGCTTCAACAGCTGGCCGAAATCGGCCATCGACTATCTGGTGCGTGCCGCCGATCAGGACTTTTCCGCGCCGCAGCCCGACGACCCGGTGTCGGCCTGGCTGCGTCCGATCGTGTTCCGGGCGCTGCGGCACGAGCACATCCAGACGCTCGGGCAACTGCACGCCTACATCGCGCTGCGGGGCCGGCGCTGGTACCTGCCGGTGCCGCGGCTCGGGGCCGGCAAGGCGCGCGCGATCGAGCGCTGGCTGCAGTCCCAGGCGGCGACGCTGGGGCCGCTCGCGGTCGTCGACGACACGCCGCAGGCAGCGTTGGTCGAGCTGGGCCCGGATCTCGCGCGCAAGCTGGTGCCGCTGGAGCAGATGGGACGGGTCGTGGCGATGTTCGACGGCAGCGAGGGCCGCAACCGGGCGCCAGGTTCCTGCCTGATTGCCGCGCGAAACGACCTCGAGGCCATCCAGGCCTACCTGTATCGCTTCCGCGACCGCAACAAGACCGCGCGCGCCTACCAGAAGGAGCTGGAGCGCTTCCTGCTCTGGTGCGTGGGCGTGCGCCGCATCGCGCTGTCGAGCGTGGGCGTCGACGATTGCGAGCGCTACAAGGATTTCCTGGCGCAGCCGGATCCGTCCTGGGTCGGCCCCAAGGCGCCCCGCAGCTCGGCCCGCTGGCGCCCCTTCGCCGGCGCCCTCAAGCCGGAATCCCAGCGCTACGCGGTACTGGTGCTGCGTGGCTTCTTTGCCTGGCTCGTGGGGGTGCGCTACCTGGGCGGCAACCCTTGGCTGCTGGTCCCGGATCCGTTGACGGCGCGCCGGGAGGTGCCGATCGCGGTCGAGAAGGCCTTGCCGGGGCAGCTATGGACGGCACTGGTGCAGCCTGGTGGCATCCTCGACCAGCTCTGTGCGAAATGGCCCGCAGTACCGGTGACCGCGCCGCTGACCGCAAAGGATGCCGACGCGCCCGGTGCCCAGTACCGCCTGGCGCGCGCGGCCGTGCTACTGCTCGGTTGCAGTGGCGCACGCCGCGAAGAGGCGGCCGGCGCGCAGCGCTGCCACCTCCAGCCGGTGCCGGAGCAAGCCGGCATCCCCGCTGGCCTGTGGGAACTGGCGCTGCTCGGCAAACGCAGCAAATGGCGCACCGTGTTCCTGCCGGCGCGCGCCATCGACGCGTTGCGCGCGCACTGGGCCGACCGCGGCCACGATTTCGAGAACGCCGATCAGGCGTTGGCGTTGCTCTCCCCGGTGGTGGTGCCGTCGACACGTACTGCCCAGGCGAAGCATCTCAGCTTGACGGACGGCGAATCGGTCCTCACTGGCAAGGGCTTCTCACCGGATGGCCTGTACCAGCTATTGACGGCGACGCTGCAGCGCATCGCCGACGACGCCTCGCTCCCCATGACCGAGCCAGAGCGGGACCTGTTGCGCCGGGCTGCGCCTCACGCGCTGCGGCATACGTTTGCTACTCATGCGGTGGCCAACGAGATGCCTGCGGACGTCCTCCAACGGCTATTAGGGCACGCCTCACTGCAAACGACCTCTTTGTATGTCCGAGCGGAACGCGCGCGCGGCCTCGCTGCGGTGTCGAAGCTCTTCCCCAGTTAGTGCGCTGCCCCGGGAACGGATGCCCCCCGACTTGGCGCGGACGCCGCAGCTTGTGTGCACCAGCCGTCTTGCACGGCGACCGCTGTTGGCTGCTGCGTATCCCCTCATTCGTCTGGGTGGTCACGGCGGGCCGTGGCGACTTCTGGGATAGCGGCGCCAAGGTCAGCATTCCACATCGGCGAGCCGGCCATTTGATCCCATGCCCACGGAAGCATCACCACGTCAAGGCTAACGATTGGCGCGAGCAACGTCATTGCGACCTCAGATTCCAATTGGCTGGTAGGCACGTCGCGCGGGTAAGCCGATCCGGGGCGCGGCTGTCCCGAGTTGGGACAGCCGCCGGGGAGAGTCGCCGCTCTCCGAGTCCGAGCAACGCAAGCACATCATAGCGACTTGAGAAGGTTGCGTCCTTGATAGGCGCCGCTTACCGAGCGGCCTGCGCCGGCACCATATCGCCATTGTCCCAACTTGGGACAGCCTCTCCAAGGGTACGGCGGCGGAACGCCCCGTTTTTTTGACGCCGCTGAACAAATGCCCCAAGTCGGGACAGTCTTGGTTGCCGCGCGACATAGGTCTGCCGCCAGCGTCGGTGTAATGTGCGAAGCCGACCTGTAGGTGGGCAGGGCCATGTCGTCCCGGGGGACGGCCGCGACGCTCGCCCGAAAGAGCGCTGGTCGCGGCTGCGGCAGTAGCCATCCCGGTGTCCCAAGTCGGGACAGATTCTTGCGCGTTCCCCCGCGTGTCACCTTGCCGCCGGCCAGGTCATTGCCGACGGGACAGAGTCTGGATGGATCGCACGGCGCCCAGCCCAGCTTCGGCGCGAGGCGCCGCGCCTGACCGTGGCTCCTTCTGGCAGCCGCCATAGCGACGACTTTGTTGACTCGGGAAAGCCCGTGCACGGATACAGTGATGGAACAAATCGCTTCGATGATCTCCCCTCAAAAAGTATCCCGAGTTGGGACAGTCTCAGCGGCGGCACGACATAGGGTCGCCGGCAGCGTCGCTGCGACGTGCGATTCTGACCTGCAGGTTGCAGCGGCCATTGTGCTCCTTGGGACCGCAGCCAGACTCGTCCGAAACAGTGGTGGCCTCCAGCTGCGGCATCTCCGCGTCCCCAGTCGGGACAGTTTCGCCAACGTTTCACCGTGTCCCACGTTGCCGCCTGCCGGCTTA
The Cupriavidus taiwanensis LMG 19424 DNA segment above includes these coding regions:
- the istA gene encoding IS21 family transposase, producing the protein MSGIHITDQQVRLFMNKRKHHTQEVAAAMAGMSVRTARRIEHRDHLPSQKTPRTWRTRSDPFADGDSEIVPLLRLSPRLKAVTLLAKLQEAHPDRFPDSMRRMLERRVSQWRAIEGPSKEIFFPQEHLPGVQGLSDFTDMRDLHVTVAGAPFGHRLYHFVLAFSHWEYAGVVEGGESFEALSNGLQNALWQAGGCPREHRTDSLSAAFKNLQQQEDFTARYAALLEHYGMTGTRNNVGVAHENGSVESSHRHLKEAVDQALMLRGHRDFADRTAYEDFVREVVMRRNRRNAAAFNVEREHLQDLPLRRTTDFVEEEARVTRCGTFTVRGILYSAPSRLIGHRLKVRIYPDRIDCYLSGALVHSTARGSHAANSRRRALDYRHFVDELKRKPQAFKGLAFRDDLFPREAYRRAWEQLEARMTQRDACKTMVGLLDLAANHGVEVVLAARLEALLTAGELPDLEQLRSEFAPRQAQCPEVVVETPAASLYDTLLDAEVTA
- the istB gene encoding IS21-like element helper ATPase IstB — protein: MNMPATYDAARLGLMLNELRLPTIGRLWPEFAQRSDKEGWQAARLLGALLEHELAERVKRRIERHRIESHLDPTKTLDSFDFGMVPMVSKAHVMALATGDSWLEKGATILLFGPPGGGKTHLGSGIGHALIDAGYRVLFTRTSEIVQKLQVARQSLQLPSMLGKLDRFDLIILDDLSYVRKDQAETSVLFELIAERYERRSLLITANQPFSGWNDVFPDPSMTVAAIDRLVHHSTIFELNVESYRRRNASDNKRARRRQLPETEPEGATTMTT
- a CDS encoding phage integrase family protein gives rise to the protein MAQHNLVAADTPRYTRADFTALRFRLNRIPTEQILARVYDEEALHAAGIDTAAQLEARLDAMRDHLVERVCLSNPYLSASLADARRFNSWPKSAIDYLVRAADQDFSAPQPDDPVSAWLRPIVFRALRHEHIQTLGQLHAYIALRGRRWYLPVPRLGAGKARAIERWLQSQAATLGPLAVVDDTPQAALVELGPDLARKLVPLEQMGRVVAMFDGSEGRNRAPGSCLIAARNDLEAIQAYLYRFRDRNKTARAYQKELERFLLWCVGVRRIALSSVGVDDCERYKDFLAQPDPSWVGPKAPRSSARWRPFAGALKPESQRYAVLVLRGFFAWLVGVRYLGGNPWLLVPDPLTARREVPIAVEKALPGQLWTALVQPGGILDQLCAKWPAVPVTAPLTAKDADAPGAQYRLARAAVLLLGCSGARREEAAGAQRCHLQPVPEQAGIPAGLWELALLGKRSKWRTVFLPARAIDALRAHWADRGHDFENADQALALLSPVVVPSTRTAQAKHLSLTDGESVLTGKGFSPDGLYQLLTATLQRIADDASLPMTEPERDLLRRAAPHALRHTFATHAVANEMPADVLQRLLGHASLQTTSLYVRAERARGLAAVSKLFPS